The following coding sequences are from one Candidatus Nitrohelix vancouverensis window:
- a CDS encoding GHKL domain-containing protein: MQTAEPKSIGSSLSGLKSKLIRVMIIVGALPLILAMVIAYIQGHKSLEGVIGASFKALSYETSTKIDFYLKEEIAKNLRLAMHPTLVLFVEEQNRLLDGFSKSEITNFLAYHGTEWDVLRQKHSQANESAADRILLSFLKGSSSSTMATRAMFVTDARGALIASINSVPDYYYPNYSIEKFPFQENISPGFIGGLTLDPRLDEYVFHMAFPLIRHDKKIGMFHRIYSAKEYFSASIEPVLFGDTGHVMLINSAGVVIDCPILPTGFQLANPGLVKSVTGEEPGWAQTQGNGHGSQEVSIIGYSPLMVSNKIIKASSGEEWFTFAWQASDELFAPTEKLFVWISAAGFLSLLLIAAMGSIAADKVVKPIKVLQSATARIGRGENVDTLHIKTGDEIEMLANEINSMNRMLRQSFSGLENQVREKSLEVIQMKEYTESILMSVPDVVMILNQFHAIEYVNISFERLLNLSGKEVIGKLLAQVDPKNEQAWNVLSHSLERYVRLSTSPGNARKEPEGFFDYVAKDPLVQRDGKQSSESEAVIKLGDRFFAYQFFDVSILGPGNHRIGVIMKEVTEQKNLQDQLALAEKLSGLGTLAAGIAHEMNNPLYSIMGYTEAILDEQDPKTVKTYASKVLERAKHMASIILNLSGYSRSGMADKAKPVDINERLEGALDIAILATYSDDIELIKDCEKTPMVNAKPEEIQQVFVNIIRNAVQAMDGKGRLTIRTRELNNQVVVTIQDTGPGIPQEFLSKVFDPFFTTKEQGKGTGLGLNIVHKIVEKYGGKIEIESPAGGGATFVISFPVAP; encoded by the coding sequence ATGCAGACTGCGGAACCCAAATCTATCGGATCGTCCCTGTCAGGCCTGAAGAGCAAGTTGATTCGGGTCATGATCATCGTAGGCGCCTTGCCGCTCATTTTGGCGATGGTCATCGCTTACATTCAGGGGCATAAATCTCTGGAGGGCGTCATCGGCGCCAGTTTCAAGGCGCTGTCCTACGAGACATCCACCAAGATTGACTTCTACCTGAAAGAAGAAATCGCCAAGAATCTCCGCCTGGCGATGCACCCCACCCTGGTTCTTTTTGTTGAAGAACAAAATCGATTGCTCGACGGTTTCTCCAAATCAGAAATCACCAATTTCCTAGCTTATCATGGCACGGAGTGGGACGTCTTGAGGCAAAAACATTCTCAGGCCAATGAAAGCGCGGCGGATCGCATTCTGCTCAGTTTTCTCAAAGGTTCGTCCTCTTCGACGATGGCTACGCGGGCGATGTTTGTTACGGATGCGCGCGGCGCCTTGATCGCCAGCATCAATTCCGTTCCGGATTATTATTATCCAAACTACTCGATTGAGAAATTTCCATTTCAGGAGAATATCTCTCCTGGTTTCATTGGCGGACTGACCCTGGACCCGCGCCTGGATGAATATGTCTTTCACATGGCATTTCCGCTGATACGACATGACAAAAAGATTGGCATGTTTCACAGGATTTATTCTGCGAAAGAATATTTTTCTGCTTCCATCGAACCGGTGTTGTTCGGCGATACAGGGCATGTGATGCTGATCAACTCCGCCGGAGTTGTGATCGATTGCCCGATATTGCCAACCGGATTTCAATTGGCGAACCCCGGACTTGTTAAGAGCGTTACAGGGGAGGAGCCTGGCTGGGCGCAGACCCAGGGCAATGGTCATGGCAGTCAGGAGGTTTCGATCATCGGTTATTCCCCCTTGATGGTCAGTAATAAAATCATCAAGGCTTCGTCTGGCGAAGAGTGGTTCACCTTTGCATGGCAGGCGTCTGATGAGTTGTTTGCGCCGACAGAAAAATTGTTTGTCTGGATATCCGCCGCTGGTTTTCTGTCTCTTCTGCTGATTGCCGCGATGGGGTCGATCGCCGCGGACAAGGTGGTCAAGCCGATCAAGGTTTTGCAATCCGCCACAGCGCGCATTGGGCGCGGTGAGAATGTGGATACCTTGCACATTAAAACCGGCGATGAAATAGAGATGCTGGCCAATGAAATCAATTCCATGAACCGTATGTTGCGCCAGTCTTTTTCTGGCCTGGAAAATCAGGTGCGGGAAAAATCACTTGAAGTGATTCAGATGAAAGAATACACGGAAAGTATTTTGATGAGCGTTCCGGACGTTGTCATGATACTGAATCAATTTCATGCGATTGAATACGTCAATATTTCCTTTGAACGCCTGCTGAATTTGTCGGGCAAGGAAGTCATCGGCAAACTTTTGGCCCAGGTCGACCCGAAAAATGAGCAGGCCTGGAATGTGTTGAGCCACAGTCTGGAGCGTTACGTTCGCTTGTCCACTTCCCCCGGTAACGCTCGTAAAGAACCCGAAGGGTTCTTTGACTACGTCGCTAAAGATCCATTGGTTCAGAGAGATGGCAAGCAGTCTTCAGAAAGCGAGGCGGTGATTAAACTGGGAGATCGTTTTTTTGCCTACCAGTTCTTTGACGTTTCGATACTGGGGCCGGGCAACCATCGCATCGGCGTCATTATGAAGGAAGTGACGGAACAAAAAAACCTTCAGGATCAACTGGCGCTTGCTGAGAAATTGTCGGGTCTGGGCACGTTGGCGGCGGGTATAGCGCATGAAATGAACAATCCTCTGTATTCGATCATGGGCTACACCGAGGCGATTCTCGATGAGCAGGACCCGAAGACAGTTAAAACGTATGCGAGCAAAGTGCTGGAGCGGGCCAAGCACATGGCTTCTATCATTCTCAACTTGTCCGGCTACTCGCGGTCTGGGATGGCGGACAAGGCGAAGCCGGTAGACATCAACGAACGTCTGGAAGGGGCCTTGGATATTGCCATCCTTGCGACTTATTCGGATGATATTGAGTTGATCAAGGATTGTGAAAAAACCCCGATGGTGAATGCGAAACCGGAGGAGATCCAGCAGGTTTTTGTGAATATCATTCGTAATGCGGTGCAGGCGATGGACGGCAAGGGCCGCTTGACGATTCGCACCAGAGAATTGAATAATCAAGTGGTGGTGACGATTCAGGATACGGGGCCGGGCATTCCCCAGGAGTTTTTGTCCAAAGTTTTCGATCCTTTCTTTACGACCAAAGAGCAGGGCAAGGGGACTGGATTGGGCTTGAATATCGTGCACAAGATTGTTGAAAAGTATGGCGGAAAAATAGAGATCGAATCGCCGGCTGGCGGCGGAGCCACCTTTGTCATTTCTTTCCCTGTAGCGCCCTGA
- a CDS encoding SPOR domain-containing protein, with amino-acid sequence MLQLLKFILGRLGASFLLLISFGYAVLYIVHEIALPEASFDDISIQWVLGGISLFFGCFAYGLVGEQKFLNSLHGLKKIPSAANPEEAIARFEELIDFTFCSYFLPRRGRKLRAQVILRYAEYLLSVGLDDSRSVQVYLKAFLEDPRQVRFRAPLLSLFSKGRELSEQEIDLLLIMLKVEDYQDHFMVRHLAAIFLRNRQLNERTEPVFLKAVQSKGESSEEIVRFVLPQLLALKRFDESALQFFAASLPYLPLEEKQIRQVLARNYCEGIWQGSDPALHEACGRAFSELEPDLQQRIESEVEEGRLSSKLKKIRLFSREDVRQLDRLKKRLGITRSPWEVLRAFKDRIVRLLVLLFKKIVGLFADGLIYFGRQRLGMKLTALTLVLLGVLFAVSVKEFSKQKTVKQEAVTPEHSEKSATKLKKPRAVKKVHTIQVAAVTTQKQADRLVRDLKKKGLEEIYVVKTPRQSGGNWYKIRLGKFFKEEDALKFAQKLITDKTVKNYFIISLPIS; translated from the coding sequence ATGCTTCAATTACTGAAATTTATTTTAGGACGTCTGGGCGCCTCTTTCCTGTTGCTGATTAGCTTCGGCTATGCAGTCTTATACATCGTTCACGAGATCGCTTTACCGGAAGCCTCCTTTGACGATATCTCGATACAATGGGTTCTTGGCGGCATCTCTCTCTTTTTTGGTTGCTTCGCTTATGGATTGGTCGGTGAACAAAAGTTTCTAAACTCCCTGCACGGCTTGAAAAAAATCCCTTCGGCGGCAAATCCAGAAGAGGCGATTGCGCGATTTGAAGAGTTGATCGATTTCACATTCTGTTCCTACTTTTTGCCGCGCCGGGGACGCAAACTGCGCGCCCAGGTCATTCTGCGATACGCCGAATACCTATTGTCGGTTGGTTTGGATGATTCTCGTTCCGTTCAGGTTTATTTGAAAGCCTTTTTGGAAGACCCGCGCCAGGTTCGCTTCCGCGCGCCCCTGCTCTCTTTGTTTTCCAAGGGACGCGAGTTGAGCGAACAGGAGATCGATCTCCTGCTGATTATGTTGAAGGTGGAGGACTATCAGGATCATTTCATGGTGCGCCACCTGGCGGCGATTTTTCTGCGCAACCGCCAGCTCAATGAAAGAACGGAACCGGTTTTTTTGAAGGCGGTTCAGTCGAAAGGCGAAAGCTCCGAGGAGATCGTGCGCTTTGTGCTTCCCCAATTGCTGGCCTTGAAGCGATTCGACGAATCGGCCCTGCAATTCTTTGCCGCGTCCTTGCCCTATCTGCCTCTTGAGGAAAAACAGATTCGTCAGGTTCTGGCGCGGAATTATTGCGAAGGCATCTGGCAAGGCTCCGACCCGGCATTGCATGAAGCCTGCGGACGCGCATTTTCTGAACTGGAACCGGACTTGCAACAGCGTATTGAGTCGGAAGTCGAAGAAGGGCGTCTGTCCTCCAAGCTGAAAAAAATTCGATTATTTTCGAGAGAAGACGTTCGACAACTGGATCGGCTTAAAAAACGACTGGGCATCACCCGTTCCCCCTGGGAAGTACTGCGGGCTTTTAAAGATCGCATCGTTCGCCTATTAGTTCTTCTCTTTAAAAAAATTGTGGGCTTGTTCGCCGATGGTCTGATTTATTTTGGTCGCCAGCGGCTTGGCATGAAATTGACGGCCCTGACGCTCGTATTGCTGGGAGTGCTTTTCGCCGTGAGCGTTAAAGAATTTTCGAAACAAAAGACCGTCAAACAAGAAGCCGTGACGCCAGAGCATTCTGAAAAGTCGGCCACAAAACTTAAGAAGCCGCGCGCCGTTAAAAAAGTACATACAATTCAGGTCGCCGCTGTGACCACGCAAAAGCAGGCGGATCGCTTGGTGAGAGATCTGAAGAAGAAAGGGCTGGAGGAAATTTATGTGGTGAAAACCCCGCGCCAGTCCGGCGGCAACTGGTACAAGATCCGACTCGGTAAATTTTTCAAGGAAGAGGATGCGCTGAAATTTGCGCAGAAGCTCATCACCGATAAAACAGTGAAAAACTATTTTATCATCTCCCTCCCCATCAGTTGA
- a CDS encoding radical SAM protein, with translation MDQETIYQVLKREIRDRKIPLSLGKTCPVKCTFCYEKDHSYYRKTFDIPLTTQEHWRFILDEIKKMPTRSQESWVIGGNEYMEWTDLFLHPRCMEWIEEFLETTDKNIIMFTVGYVEPKRINRLAEKYPGRINFELSVITLGKYRKQLMPNGPTAEQVLKIIDGPAVTSANFYSFGPQTMSADAKAISKINQKCLLWMGCLTPLKTLDEETTRVTRIGRQHLPDEARRIYESDLPNIQMIHTESYITAFLNRKKIAKTLDSCELEKSDSVVMAGNVYRVLSMMRPNRARYLYVPNATLGGDSDCSTLLTFNDVAARLSNQKRVYLPKVIMEGSSNEEKDISGNYFEDFAARFPRIQFKVLKKVNSTLSNRKLYEKGYLRNYVEDYLGNPLSKKFESIRLPN, from the coding sequence TTGGATCAGGAGACGATTTATCAGGTATTGAAGCGCGAAATTCGCGACCGAAAGATCCCTCTGAGTCTGGGAAAAACCTGTCCGGTCAAATGCACCTTTTGCTATGAAAAAGACCATTCCTACTACCGCAAAACCTTCGATATTCCCCTCACGACGCAGGAACACTGGCGTTTTATTCTGGATGAAATCAAGAAGATGCCGACGCGGTCCCAGGAATCCTGGGTCATCGGCGGCAACGAGTACATGGAGTGGACGGACTTGTTTCTCCACCCCCGCTGTATGGAATGGATCGAAGAGTTTCTTGAGACCACCGACAAGAACATCATTATGTTCACAGTCGGCTATGTGGAACCCAAGCGCATCAACCGCCTGGCGGAAAAGTATCCGGGACGGATCAATTTCGAATTATCCGTCATCACCCTGGGTAAATATCGCAAACAATTGATGCCGAACGGCCCCACGGCTGAGCAGGTTTTGAAGATCATCGACGGCCCGGCGGTGACATCCGCCAATTTCTATTCATTTGGCCCTCAGACGATGTCGGCGGACGCGAAGGCCATTTCCAAAATCAATCAGAAATGTTTGCTGTGGATGGGTTGTCTCACGCCGCTCAAGACGCTGGACGAGGAAACCACGCGCGTGACTCGTATCGGACGTCAACATCTTCCCGATGAAGCGCGGCGAATCTATGAGTCTGATTTGCCGAATATCCAGATGATCCATACCGAGTCCTATATCACGGCGTTTCTCAATCGCAAAAAAATTGCTAAAACGCTGGATTCCTGTGAACTGGAGAAAAGCGATAGCGTGGTGATGGCGGGAAATGTGTATCGCGTGTTGAGCATGATGCGACCCAACCGGGCGCGCTATCTCTATGTGCCCAATGCGACTTTGGGAGGAGATTCCGACTGCTCGACTTTGTTGACCTTCAACGATGTGGCGGCGCGTTTGAGCAACCAGAAGCGGGTTTACCTGCCGAAGGTCATCATGGAGGGTTCCTCGAATGAGGAGAAGGATATTTCAGGAAATTATTTTGAAGATTTTGCCGCCCGCTTCCCGCGAATTCAGTTCAAGGTTTTGAAGAAAGTGAATTCGACTCTTTCGAATCGCAAACTGTATGAGAAGGGCTACCTGCGTAATTATGTTGAAGATTATCTTGGCAACCCGCTCTCCAAAAAATTTGAATCCATCCGGCTTCCCAATTAA
- a CDS encoding DnaJ domain-containing protein has product MSLKLPKTLETYNLYALLGLENFAGPKELKQAFCRIALEHHPDRLADPKKYPHQFILAAQAYKILRDEALRKEYNKSLFQKRANGAGFKSEEFLRQRRKSHKRVYSQRAHTDHDYSRFVTECRENFYQFLKNPQKAKVSPKFYNETDMKNGEFEDFVESCRGGFQDFINSVPRVKKEIR; this is encoded by the coding sequence TTGAGCCTGAAGCTTCCAAAAACCCTGGAAACATATAATCTCTACGCTCTGCTGGGCTTGGAAAATTTCGCCGGTCCCAAAGAACTCAAGCAGGCGTTTTGCCGTATTGCCCTGGAGCATCACCCCGACCGGCTCGCAGACCCAAAAAAATACCCTCATCAGTTCATTCTCGCGGCGCAGGCCTACAAGATTTTGCGCGACGAGGCTTTACGTAAAGAATATAACAAAAGCCTGTTCCAGAAGCGCGCTAATGGCGCAGGCTTCAAGAGCGAGGAATTTTTAAGGCAGAGGCGAAAATCGCACAAGCGGGTGTATTCGCAACGCGCGCACACCGATCATGATTACAGCCGCTTCGTGACGGAATGCCGGGAGAATTTTTATCAGTTCCTGAAGAATCCGCAAAAGGCGAAAGTGTCTCCTAAATTTTATAATGAGACGGACATGAAAAACGGAGAATTCGAAGATTTCGTAGAGTCGTGTCGCGGCGGGTTTCAGGATTTTATCAATTCCGTACCGCGCGTGAAAAAAGAAATCCGCTGA
- the hemB gene encoding porphobilinogen synthase, protein MAFPVHRYRRLRKNPEILRMVRETSLSVNDLIDPYFVCEGKGIRQEISSMPGVYRYSIDEMLKEIKETRRLGIPAVILFGIPDKKDAAGSEAYNPDGIIQRAIKAIKDAEPELVVITDVCIDEYTDHGHCGVIRGDEILNDPTLELLSRMALTHAQCGADIVAPSDMMDGRVQAIRGRLDDEKFQDVVIMSYAAKYASAFYGPFREAADSSPKFGDRCSYQMDPGNSDESLREVLQDIEEGADIVMVKPALSYLDIIYRVRQEVKVPVAAYNVSGEYAMVKAASERDWVDGQRVMLEMLLSMKRAGAQMILTYFAREAAKAIQA, encoded by the coding sequence ATGGCGTTTCCTGTACACCGATATCGAAGATTGCGAAAAAACCCGGAGATCCTGCGCATGGTTCGAGAAACCTCGCTCTCCGTCAATGATTTGATCGATCCTTATTTCGTTTGCGAAGGCAAGGGCATTCGGCAGGAGATTTCCTCGATGCCCGGCGTTTACCGCTATTCCATTGACGAGATGTTGAAGGAAATCAAGGAAACCCGTCGTCTGGGCATCCCGGCTGTGATTCTTTTCGGCATCCCCGACAAGAAAGACGCGGCGGGTTCGGAGGCTTATAATCCCGATGGGATCATTCAGCGCGCCATCAAGGCGATCAAGGATGCGGAGCCGGAACTGGTGGTCATCACCGATGTCTGTATTGACGAATACACCGATCATGGTCATTGCGGAGTGATTCGCGGCGATGAGATTCTCAACGATCCGACGCTGGAACTGCTCTCGAGAATGGCGCTCACGCACGCTCAATGCGGCGCCGATATCGTTGCTCCCTCAGACATGATGGATGGGCGCGTGCAGGCGATACGCGGTCGTCTCGACGACGAAAAATTTCAGGACGTGGTCATCATGTCCTACGCCGCCAAATATGCGTCGGCGTTTTACGGGCCGTTTCGCGAAGCCGCCGACTCCTCGCCAAAATTTGGCGACCGTTGTTCCTATCAGATGGACCCGGGAAACAGCGATGAAAGTCTGCGCGAAGTTTTACAGGACATTGAGGAGGGCGCAGACATTGTGATGGTGAAACCCGCGCTTTCTTATCTGGATATCATCTATAGAGTGCGTCAGGAGGTCAAGGTGCCCGTTGCGGCGTATAATGTCAGCGGGGAATACGCTATGGTCAAGGCCGCGTCGGAAAGGGACTGGGTGGACGGACAGCGCGTGATGCTGGAAATGCTGTTGAGCATGAAACGGGCGGGCGCGCAGATGATTTTGACCTATTTTGCCCGCGAAGCGGCGAAAGCGATTCAGGCTTGA
- a CDS encoding PBP1A family penicillin-binding protein yields the protein MIRRIAQNLLFAVYAFTLLGVLTLCGLYFELSDDLPQLPENLDSINLSLPTEIYSVDGEQIKVVGQRFPVNIEDVAPHFLKAIISVEDGNFYEHSGLDHIGLARALLANLKEGRIRQGGSTITQQLSKNLFFSFERNWIRKIKELLIALQLEATFTKDEILQAYCNQIYFGNGAYGVEEAAQTYFAKRAKDLTLLQAALLAGLPNSPNNANPFSNYERAMSRARYVLERMVITHAITRQQKAEAENAPLELASPKVESDVNMYFVNHVLNRLEKDYGREFVYFGGLKIFTTLDTRLQRDAESAAKAHLEKLEKRLPRRPGKGPLQTALAAVENKSGAVRAMLGGRDFSVSQFNRAVSNNRLPGSSFKPFVYFTAMEQLGYSPATLVVDEPTQIPIPGTDTWEPQNFSHEFVGPLVLKKALMHSINVVAAKLIEAVGPEKVIATARQFGITSPLGKHYSLALGTSGVSPLEMAGAYSVIANLGIYNEPYIIRRIEDYDGNRLYEHFYEGVQRFPQKSIYPLLDMMQGVVEEGTGRVVRRLKFDHPAAGKTGTTNDFKDAWFDGFTKDLSVSVWVGYDDNEPMLDNSGRGLTGAGAAAPIWAYFMQNALDDHDRVNFPVPTGIKRVEVDVDRGTQVSKATTRRLTVAVKEETIIPEYVAIEDEQAPVEPSPLDKFGDDAESPDDTVSPAAKPLQKDDAKLKEPTPPRPTSQSLLEQLKALGSQGSP from the coding sequence TTGATTCGACGAATTGCCCAGAACCTTCTCTTCGCGGTTTACGCCTTCACCCTGCTTGGGGTTTTGACGCTGTGCGGCCTCTATTTTGAGTTGAGCGACGACCTGCCGCAATTGCCTGAGAATCTGGACTCCATCAATTTGAGTTTGCCCACGGAAATCTACTCCGTCGACGGCGAACAAATCAAAGTGGTCGGGCAACGCTTCCCGGTCAATATTGAAGACGTCGCGCCGCATTTTCTCAAGGCGATCATTTCTGTTGAGGACGGAAATTTTTACGAGCACAGCGGTCTGGATCACATTGGTCTGGCTCGCGCGTTGCTTGCCAATTTGAAAGAAGGCCGTATCCGCCAGGGCGGTAGCACCATCACCCAGCAATTGTCTAAAAATCTCTTCTTCTCATTCGAGCGCAACTGGATTCGCAAGATCAAGGAATTGCTGATCGCTCTGCAACTGGAAGCGACTTTCACGAAAGATGAAATCCTGCAGGCCTATTGCAACCAGATTTATTTCGGCAATGGTGCCTACGGCGTCGAGGAAGCGGCGCAAACCTATTTCGCCAAACGGGCGAAGGATTTGACCCTCCTGCAAGCGGCCTTGCTTGCGGGTCTGCCCAATTCCCCAAACAACGCCAATCCCTTCAGCAATTACGAACGCGCCATGTCCCGCGCTCGTTATGTGCTGGAGCGCATGGTGATAACCCATGCCATCACGCGGCAACAGAAAGCCGAAGCTGAGAACGCGCCTCTGGAACTGGCGTCTCCAAAAGTCGAATCGGACGTGAACATGTATTTCGTCAATCATGTTCTGAATCGCCTGGAAAAAGATTACGGGAGGGAATTTGTTTATTTTGGCGGCCTGAAAATTTTCACCACTCTGGACACGCGCCTGCAACGCGATGCCGAGAGCGCGGCTAAAGCGCATCTTGAAAAACTGGAAAAACGTCTGCCGCGAAGACCCGGCAAAGGTCCCTTGCAGACGGCTCTGGCGGCGGTGGAAAATAAAAGCGGCGCGGTTCGCGCCATGCTGGGTGGACGCGATTTTTCAGTCAGTCAGTTCAATCGCGCGGTTTCCAATAACCGTCTTCCGGGTTCTTCGTTCAAGCCTTTTGTCTACTTCACCGCGATGGAGCAGTTGGGCTATTCTCCCGCGACGCTGGTTGTGGATGAGCCGACCCAGATTCCTATACCGGGAACGGACACCTGGGAACCGCAGAATTTTTCCCATGAATTTGTCGGTCCGCTTGTTTTGAAGAAAGCCCTGATGCATTCCATCAATGTGGTGGCGGCGAAACTGATCGAAGCTGTTGGGCCTGAAAAAGTCATTGCTACAGCCCGCCAATTCGGCATCACCAGCCCGCTTGGAAAACACTATTCTCTGGCTCTGGGAACTTCGGGGGTCTCTCCTCTTGAAATGGCAGGCGCCTACAGCGTCATCGCCAATCTGGGAATCTACAACGAGCCTTATATTATCCGACGGATTGAAGATTACGACGGCAATCGCCTCTATGAACATTTTTACGAAGGCGTGCAACGATTTCCGCAAAAATCCATCTACCCGCTGTTGGATATGATGCAGGGCGTGGTGGAAGAAGGGACCGGGCGCGTTGTGCGCAGACTGAAGTTCGATCATCCCGCCGCAGGGAAAACGGGCACCACGAATGATTTTAAGGACGCCTGGTTCGATGGCTTCACCAAGGATTTGTCGGTCTCCGTCTGGGTCGGTTACGACGACAACGAACCGATGCTGGATAATTCCGGTCGCGGTTTGACCGGCGCCGGAGCGGCGGCTCCCATCTGGGCCTATTTCATGCAAAACGCTTTGGACGATCATGATCGGGTGAACTTCCCCGTTCCCACCGGCATCAAGCGGGTCGAGGTGGATGTGGATCGCGGCACGCAGGTTTCCAAGGCGACGACGCGACGCCTGACGGTTGCGGTCAAGGAAGAGACGATCATTCCCGAATATGTCGCTATCGAAGATGAACAAGCCCCGGTCGAACCGTCGCCCTTGGATAAATTCGGCGATGACGCAGAAAGCCCGGATGATACAGTGTCTCCCGCCGCCAAACCCCTGCAAAAGGATGACGCGAAGCTAAAGGAGCCGACTCCCCCCCGCCCCACATCGCAGAGCCTGCTGGAACAATTGAAAGCTCTGGGTTCGCAAGGGAGTCCATGA
- a CDS encoding response regulator, whose translation MSLMDETSSTKGKILIVDDEADVREVLKLHLAAGKFSVLEASNGEEAITLMKMGSNLVQVGLIICDIRMPKVNGIDAINYIRSNAPSIPILVITGYPDTNLAVSLMEKGVKGYLVKPVEKDVLLKKVKEVFEAPQDFQYA comes from the coding sequence ATGTCTTTAATGGATGAAACTTCCAGCACCAAGGGTAAAATTCTGATCGTTGACGACGAAGCAGATGTACGAGAAGTTCTAAAGCTCCACCTGGCGGCGGGTAAATTTTCTGTACTGGAAGCGTCGAACGGTGAAGAGGCGATCACTTTGATGAAGATGGGGTCCAATCTGGTTCAGGTTGGTTTGATCATTTGCGACATTCGCATGCCCAAAGTCAACGGCATCGACGCGATCAATTACATTCGAAGCAATGCCCCGTCCATTCCGATTCTCGTCATCACGGGTTACCCGGACACCAATTTAGCGGTATCGCTTATGGAAAAGGGCGTTAAAGGCTATTTGGTCAAACCGGTGGAAAAAGACGTTCTCTTAAAGAAGGTCAAGGAAGTGTTTGAGGCGCCGCAGGATTTCCAATACGCCTGA
- a CDS encoding helix-turn-helix transcriptional regulator: MSILAKNVRTIRCELGCTQSEFARVLRVGFRSYVRYEAGERDAPIATLVKIAFMGNLSLNQLLTSELSGKEVCPLYHPAHVSTVIDSIDLDANKLHLKDSPETLAIVSDSVDKKFLTLIRKMDPSLQEVYLKNVSDADWASSMQNDPAGADPAASRKRSASTSKTRAGDTGLKQTAPTQKRGRKKRDPKAEQEKIDRLKSITRSIKKITAR; the protein is encoded by the coding sequence ATGTCAATATTGGCGAAAAATGTCAGGACGATCCGCTGCGAGTTGGGTTGCACGCAATCCGAGTTTGCCAGAGTTTTGCGGGTGGGTTTTCGATCCTATGTGCGTTATGAGGCAGGGGAACGAGATGCGCCGATTGCAACCCTGGTCAAGATCGCCTTCATGGGCAACCTGTCATTGAATCAGTTATTGACCTCGGAATTATCAGGTAAAGAGGTTTGCCCGCTGTATCATCCAGCCCATGTCTCTACAGTGATCGATTCGATTGATCTGGACGCCAATAAACTGCATTTGAAGGATTCGCCTGAAACGCTGGCGATCGTTAGCGATTCGGTCGACAAAAAGTTTTTGACCTTGATTCGCAAAATGGATCCTTCTCTTCAGGAAGTGTATTTGAAAAATGTGTCGGATGCGGATTGGGCAAGTTCCATGCAGAACGACCCTGCCGGCGCTGATCCGGCGGCAAGCCGAAAGCGAAGCGCATCTACCTCCAAAACACGGGCCGGCGACACGGGCCTGAAACAAACGGCTCCGACGCAAAAACGGGGTAGGAAAAAACGCGACCCGAAGGCTGAGCAGGAAAAAATTGACCGTTTGAAATCCATCACACGCTCCATCAAAAAAATTACCGCGAGATAA
- a CDS encoding biotin--[acetyl-CoA-carboxylase] ligase, translating to MSTRSLGRKILLKSETESTNVWAKKAFQEAEPSGTVFLADSQTQGRGRLGRNWYSKPGCGIYCSILVRPRIAVDAYPQLTLAAGVAVAESLRATAKVDATLKWPNDVLLNQKKVSGILCEFAQTQSGDRAAIIGIGINVNHERENFSGELERIATSLKAETQQIHDRNVILAAMIQSLESKLDLLENNSEKILFEEWTQLCGMIGKTVSLMTGKVPVEGTAIGLDEQGKLLLDTTNGQRRAFDCGEVSFDAL from the coding sequence TTGTCAACCCGATCCCTCGGACGGAAAATTCTTCTAAAATCCGAGACCGAATCGACCAATGTATGGGCAAAAAAAGCATTTCAGGAGGCTGAGCCTTCTGGAACGGTATTTTTAGCCGACTCCCAGACCCAGGGACGCGGGAGGCTGGGGCGAAACTGGTATTCGAAGCCCGGGTGCGGGATTTATTGCTCGATTCTTGTTCGCCCCCGCATCGCTGTGGATGCTTACCCGCAACTCACGCTCGCCGCTGGCGTCGCCGTGGCCGAGAGTCTTCGCGCAACGGCAAAGGTCGACGCGACATTGAAATGGCCGAATGATGTTTTATTGAATCAGAAAAAAGTCAGCGGCATCCTTTGCGAATTTGCGCAAACTCAATCAGGAGATCGCGCCGCCATCATTGGCATCGGAATCAACGTCAACCACGAGCGGGAAAATTTCTCCGGCGAGCTTGAAAGGATAGCCACTTCCCTGAAAGCGGAAACTCAACAGATTCACGACCGCAACGTTATTCTGGCGGCAATGATTCAATCCCTGGAATCAAAACTGGACTTGCTGGAAAATAACAGCGAAAAAATCCTGTTCGAAGAGTGGACTCAATTATGCGGAATGATTGGTAAAACCGTGAGCTTGATGACAGGAAAAGTTCCTGTCGAAGGAACCGCGATCGGATTGGATGAACAGGGCAAACTTTTATTGGACACAACAAACGGCCAACGTCGGGCCTTTGATTGCGGCGAGGTCAGTTTCGACGCGCTTTGA